A window from Cygnus olor isolate bCygOlo1 chromosome 13, bCygOlo1.pri.v2, whole genome shotgun sequence encodes these proteins:
- the C1GALT1C1 gene encoding C1GALT1-specific chaperone 1 → MISESGSFMKGVVLGGVFCVLVTLLGHFKMGHGTRAHHHEHHHIQAPNKEDVLNLSEDERLELSQSIRVYCIILVKPKDLGHWAAVKETWSKHCDKAEFYSSENIKVFNSVVLDTNDMWMMMRKAYKLTYERYKDEFNWFFLAYPTTFAIIENLKYFLLKKDPAQPFYIGHTVKSGDLEYVDSEGGIVLSIGSLRRLSRIFEDTDKCPEHGGMIWKLSEDKQLAVCLKYTGVIAENAEDSEGKDVFNTKSVNALIKEAMANHPEQVVDGCCSDMAITFNGLTPNHMHVMMYGVYRLRPYGHTYNDALVFLPPEGSDND, encoded by the coding sequence ATGATTTCCGAAAGCGGTTCGTTCATGAAAGGTGTGGTGTTAGGAGGAGTCTTCTGCGTGCTGGTTACACTTCTCGGACATTTTAAGATGGGCCATGGGACTAGAGCACATCACCATGAGCACCATCACATCCAGGCTCCCAACAAAGAAGATGTCTTGAATCTTTCGGAAGATGAGCGTCTGGAGCTCAGTCAGAGTATCCGTGTTTATTGTATCATCCTTGTGAAACCTAAGGACCTCGGGCACTGGGCTGCAGTGAAAGAGACGTGGAGCAAGCACTGCGACAAGGCAGAGTTCTACAGCTCCGAGAACATCAAAGTGTTTAATTCGGTAGTCCTCGACACAAACGATATGTGGATGATGATGAGAAAAGCTTACAAGTTAACATATGAGCGCTACAAAGATGAATTCAACTGGTTCTTTCTTGCCTATCCAACAACGTTTGCTATTATTGAAAATCTCAAGTATTTCTTACTGAAGAAAGACCCTGCACAGCCTTTTTACATAGGCCATACTGTGAAATCTGGTGACCTGGAGTATGTAGATAGCGAGGGAGGAATCGTCTTAAGCATCGGATCGCTGAGACGACTTTCCCGTATTTTTGAAGACACTGACAAGTGTCCAGAGCATGGAGGTATGATTTGGAAACTTTCTGAGGATAAACAGCTAGCAGTATGCCTGAAGTATACTGGAGTGATTGCTGAAAATGCCGAAGACTCAGAAGGAAAAGACGTCTTTAATACCAAGTCAGTCAACGCCCTCATCAAAGAAGCAATGGCTAATCACCCTGAGCAGGTGGTAGATGGCTGCTGCTCAGACATGGCCATCACTTTCAACGGACTGACCCCCAACCACATGCACGTGATGATGTATGGTGTTTACAGGCTGAGACCCTATGGCCACACTTACAACGATGCACTCGTCTTCCTGCCACCAGAAGGTTCAGACAATGACTGA
- the MCTS1 gene encoding malignant T-cell-amplified sequence 1 isoform X2 yields MFKKFDEKENVSNCIQLKTSVIKGIKNQLIDQFPVIEPWLNQIMPKKDPVKIVRCHEHIEILTVNGELLFFRQREGIFYPTLRLLHKYPFILPHQQVDKGAIKFVLSGANIMCPGLTSPGAKLYPAAVDTVVAIMAEGKQHALCVGVMKMSAEDIEKVNKGIGIENIHYLNDGLWHMKTYK; encoded by the exons ATGTTCAAGAA AtttgatgaaaaggaaaatgtatcaAACTGCATCCAGTTGAAGACTTCAGTTATTAAAGGTATTAAGAACCAGCTGATAGACCAATTTCCTGTTATTGAACCATGGCTGAACCAAATTATGCCGAAGAAAGACCCTGTCAAAATAGTACGATG TCATGAGCATATAGAAATCCTCACCGTGAATGGGGAGTTGCTGTTCTTCAGACAAAGAGAAGGGATTTTTTACCCAACGCTAAGGTTGCTTCACAAAT ATCCATTTATTCTACCACATCAGCAGGTTGATAAAGGAGCCATTAAATTTGTACTAAGTGGAGCTAATATAATGTGCCCTGGCCTGACATCTCCTGGAGCCAAACTTTACCCTGCTGCGGTTGATACTGTTGTT GCAATAATGGCAGAGGGAAAGCAACATGCATTATGTGTGGGAGTAATGAAGATGTCAGCTGAGGACAT TGAGAAGGTCAACAAAGGGATTGGCATCGAAAATATCCACTATTTAAATGATGGTCTTTGGCATATGAAGACATACAAGTGA
- the MCTS1 gene encoding malignant T-cell-amplified sequence 1 isoform X1: MWGAPGVGGAPAATGRRGGSFAGFQTAGAAAGGAGSAERSADCSGEHGRQVGTACQGGRLLLAPKFDEKENVSNCIQLKTSVIKGIKNQLIDQFPVIEPWLNQIMPKKDPVKIVRCHEHIEILTVNGELLFFRQREGIFYPTLRLLHKYPFILPHQQVDKGAIKFVLSGANIMCPGLTSPGAKLYPAAVDTVVAIMAEGKQHALCVGVMKMSAEDIEKVNKGIGIENIHYLNDGLWHMKTYK, from the exons ATGTGGGGTGCCCCGGGTGTTGGGGGGGCTCCGGCGGCGACGGGGCGCCGCGGGGGGAGTTTCGCTGGGTTTCAAACTGCCGGCGCGGCTGCGGGGGGTGCTGGCTCGGCAGAGCGCTCGGCAGACTGCTCTGGGGAGCATGGGAGACAAGTTGGGACGGCCTGTCAGGGCGGCAGGCTCCTGCTTGCGCCCAA AtttgatgaaaaggaaaatgtatcaAACTGCATCCAGTTGAAGACTTCAGTTATTAAAGGTATTAAGAACCAGCTGATAGACCAATTTCCTGTTATTGAACCATGGCTGAACCAAATTATGCCGAAGAAAGACCCTGTCAAAATAGTACGATG TCATGAGCATATAGAAATCCTCACCGTGAATGGGGAGTTGCTGTTCTTCAGACAAAGAGAAGGGATTTTTTACCCAACGCTAAGGTTGCTTCACAAAT ATCCATTTATTCTACCACATCAGCAGGTTGATAAAGGAGCCATTAAATTTGTACTAAGTGGAGCTAATATAATGTGCCCTGGCCTGACATCTCCTGGAGCCAAACTTTACCCTGCTGCGGTTGATACTGTTGTT GCAATAATGGCAGAGGGAAAGCAACATGCATTATGTGTGGGAGTAATGAAGATGTCAGCTGAGGACAT TGAGAAGGTCAACAAAGGGATTGGCATCGAAAATATCCACTATTTAAATGATGGTCTTTGGCATATGAAGACATACAAGTGA
- the CUL4B gene encoding cullin-4B: MFPTGFSSPNPPAAAQEVRPATDGNSSSSSCKKRKLNNSSNSNSEREEFDSISSCSSSPSKTNSSSSSAVITASSCSSSGVASSNHHLQKKLRFEDSLDFIGLDVKMAEESSSSSSPASSQQQHQQQLKNKSLLISSVAVGHHANGLTKAASSTVSSFANSKPGSAKKLVIKNFKDKPKLPENYTDETWQKLKEAVEAIQNSTSIKYNLEELYQAVENLCSYKISANLYKQLRQICEDHIKAQIHQFREDSLDSVLFLKKIDKCWQDHCRQMIMIRSIFLFLDRTYVLQNSMLPSIWDMGLELFRTHIISDQKVQNKTIDGILLLIERERNGEAIDRSLLRSLLSMLSDLQIYQDSFEHRFLEETNRLYAAEGQRLMQEREVPEYLHHVNKRLEEEADRIITYLDQSTQKPLIATVEKQLLGEHLTAILQKGLNHLLDENRIQDLSLLYQLFSRVRGGVQVLLQHWIEYIKAFGSTIVINPEKDKTMVQELLDFKDKVDHIIDVCFLKNEKFVNAMKEAFETFINKRPNKPAELIAKYVDSKLRAGNKEATDEELEKMLDKIMIIFRFIYGKDVFEAFYKKDLAKRLLVGKSASVDAEKSMLSKLKHECGAAFTSKLEGMFKDMELSKDIMIQFKQYMQNQNVPGNIELTVNILTMGYWPTYVPMEVHLPPEMVKLQEIFKTFYLGKHSGRKLQWQSTLGHCVLKAEFKEGKKELQVSLFQTLVLLMFNEGEEFSLEEIKQATGIEDGELRRTLQSLACGKARVLTKSPKGKDVEDGDKFTCNDDFRHKLFRIKINQIQMKETVEEQASTTERVFQDRQYQIDAAIVRIMKMRKTLSHNLLVSEVYNQLKFPVKPADLKKRIESLIDRDYMERDKENPNQYNYIA, from the exons ATGTTTCCCACAGGTTTCTCTTCCCCCAaccccccagctgcagctcaggaggTCAGACCTGCCACTGATGGTAatagcagcagctcctcctgcaagAAGAGAAAGTTAAATAACAGTAGCAACAGCAactctgaaagagaagaatttgattctatttcctcctgctcctcttctccttccaaaACCAACTCCTCCTCATCTTCCGCCGTCATCACCGCCTCCTCGTGCTCCTCCTCAGGGGTTGCCTCCTCCAACCATCACCTCCAGAAGAAGCTGCGCTTTGAGGACTCCTTGGATTTTATTGGACTCGATGTGAAGATGGCTGAAGagtcttcttcctcctcctctcctgcctcttctcaacagcagcaccaacagcagctcaaaaataaaagccttttaatttcttcagtggCTGTAGGGCACCACGCAAATGGCCTGACCAAAGCTGCCTCCTCTACCGTTTCCAGTTTCGCCAACAGTAAACCTGGGTCCGCTAAGAAATTAGTGATCAAGAACTTTAAAG ataAACCCAAGTTGCCTGAAAACTACACAGATGAAACCTGGCAAAAACTGAAAGAGGCTGTAGAAGCTATCCAGAACAGTACTTCAATTAAGTACAATTTAGAGGAGCTCTATCAG GCTGTTGAAAATCTCTGCTCCTACAAGATTTCTGCAAACTTGTACAAGCAGTTGAGACAGATCTGTGAAGACCACATTAAAGCACAAATTCACCAATTCAGAGA GGATTCATTGGATAGtgttctttttctaaagaaaatagaCAAATGCTGGCAAGACCACTGCAGACAAATg ATTATGATTAGAAGTATCTTTTTGTTCTTGGATCGAACTTACGTACTTCAGAATTCAATGCTGCCATCTATTTG ggaTATGGGGCTAGAATTGTTCAGAACTCATATAATAAGTGATCAGAAGGTTCAGAACAAAACTATTGATGGCATTCTTCTACTGATTGAGAGGGAAAGAAACGGTGAGGCTATTGATAGGAGCTTACTGCGAAGCCTTTTAAGCATGCTTTCTGACTTGCAG ATATATCAAGATTCTTTCGAACATAGATTCTTGGAAGAGACTAACCGCTTGTATGCAGCAGAGGGCCAGAGGCTTATGCAGGAAAGAGAG GTTCCAGAATATCTTCACCATGTCAACAAGCGCTTGGAAGAAGAAGCAGACAGGATAATCACTTACTTAGATCAGAGTACACA GAAGCCACTAATTGCAACTGTAGAAAAGCAACTTCTAGGTGAACATTTAACAGCCATTCTTCAGAAAG GTTTAAACCACCTTCTTGATGAAAATCGAATTCAAGACCTGTCTCTTCTGTATCAGTTATTTAGTCGTGTGAGAGGTGGAGTGCAAGTTCTCTTACAACACTGGATTGAGTACATAAAG gcattTGGTAGCACAATAGTAATTAAtccagaaaaagacaaaaccatGGTCCAAGAACTGCTTGATTTTAAAGATAAAGTTGACCATATTATTGATGTTTGCTTTCTCAAGAATGAGAAGTTTGTAAATGCCATGAAAGAAGCCTTTGAAACATTCATTAATAAAAGACCAAATAAGCCAGCTGAACTCATAG CTAAATATGTAGATTCAAAGCTCCGTGCAGGCAACAAAGAAGCTACCGATGAAGAACTTGAAAAAATGCTGGATAAAATTATGATCATATTTAGATTCATATATG GAAAAGATGTGTTTGAGGCCTTTTATAAAAAAGATCTAGCGAAGAGGCTATTAGTTGGGAAGAGTGCATCAGTCGATGCTGAAAAATCTATGCTTTCCAAACTCAAACATG aaTGTGGAGCTGCTTTCACCAGCAAACTTGAAGGAATGTTTAAAGATATGGAGCTTTCAAAAGACATAATGATACAATTTAAACAG tataTGCAAAATCAGAATGTACCTGGCAACATTGAACTAACAGTGAATATCTTGACTATGGGTTATTGGCCAACTTATGTGCCTATGGAGGTCCACCTACCCCCAGAG aTGGTAAAACTGCAGGAGATTTTCAAGACcttttatttaggaaaacacAGTGGTAGGAAACTTCAGTGGCAATCAACACTAGGTCACTGTGTactaaaagcagaatttaaagaG gggaaaaaagaacttCAGGTCTCCTTGTTCCAGACACTGGTGCTGCTCATGTTTAATGAAGGAGAGGAGTTCAGTTTAGAGGAGATAAAGCAAGCCACTGGGATAG AGGATGGAGAGCTGAGAAGGACACTTCAGTCTCTGGCTTGTGGCAAAGCCAGAGTACTGACTAAAAGCCCCAAAGGAAAAGACGTTGAAGACGGTGATAAATTCACATGCAATGATGATTTCAGACATAAGCTCTTCAGGATAAAAATCAACCAAATTCAGATGAAAGAAAcg GTAGAGGAACAGGCAAGCACTACAGAGAGAGTATTCCAGGACCGGCAATACCAGATTGACGCTGCAATTGTACGAATCATGAAGATGCGCAAAACGTTGAGTCATAACTTGCTTGTGTCAGAGGTCTACAACCAGCTTAAATTCCCAGTAAAG cCTGCTGACCTTAAGAAGAGAATAGAATCCTTAATTGACAGGGACTACATggaaagagataaagaaaacCCAAATCAGTACAACTATATTGCATAA